One segment of Humidesulfovibrio mexicanus DNA contains the following:
- a CDS encoding MFS transporter: MPQQLPKPVRNLGWISFFTDFASEMVYPVVPLFLVSALGAPVAVLGLIEGVAEAIVSVMKGLSGWHSDKAGKRVPYIRAGYGLAALSKPLMALAYAWPMVFLSRALDRLGKGLRTTARDAMIADAVDCKIAGRAFGFHRMMDTGGAIVGVLVALLLLKLLPGEYRLIFLIAGLPGLAAIWLSFRLRELRWADDPGDGCSTVDSGPEQATQPSVEATAQAKSVGTLGFSSAYWLTLGLLMLFAFANSSDTLLLLRARNLGWDDTQVIVGYLLFNLTYALSAYPLGILSDRMGRWRMLISGWVLYAAVYFGFSVSDGGSIWWLFPLYGLSMGLTEGVGKALISGHVPVLRKGTALGMFHMSLGFTALASSVVAGLLWDHVSPSAPFRLGGTVALAAVVAGLILAPRIAKAGKAGREG, from the coding sequence ATGCCACAACAGCTTCCCAAGCCGGTCCGCAACCTGGGCTGGATCAGCTTCTTCACCGACTTCGCCTCCGAGATGGTCTACCCTGTGGTCCCGCTGTTCCTGGTGTCGGCCCTGGGCGCGCCTGTGGCCGTCCTCGGCCTCATCGAGGGCGTGGCCGAGGCCATCGTCAGCGTCATGAAGGGCCTCTCGGGTTGGCACAGCGACAAGGCGGGCAAGCGCGTCCCCTACATCCGGGCCGGGTACGGGCTGGCGGCCCTGTCCAAGCCCCTCATGGCCCTGGCCTATGCGTGGCCCATGGTGTTCCTCTCCCGCGCCCTGGACCGACTGGGCAAGGGCCTGCGCACAACGGCCCGCGACGCCATGATCGCGGACGCCGTGGACTGCAAGATTGCGGGGCGGGCCTTCGGCTTCCACCGCATGATGGACACCGGCGGGGCCATCGTGGGCGTCCTGGTGGCCCTTCTCCTGCTCAAGCTCCTGCCGGGCGAGTACCGGCTCATCTTCCTCATCGCGGGCTTGCCGGGGTTGGCCGCCATCTGGCTCTCATTCCGGCTGCGAGAGCTGCGCTGGGCGGACGATCCTGGCGATGGCTGCTCCACAGTGGATTCTGGGCCGGAGCAGGCCACACAGCCCAGCGTGGAGGCTACGGCCCAGGCCAAATCGGTAGGCACGCTTGGGTTCTCGTCTGCCTACTGGCTCACCCTGGGCCTGCTCATGCTCTTCGCCTTCGCCAACTCCAGCGACACGCTGCTCCTGTTGCGGGCCAGGAACCTCGGCTGGGACGACACGCAGGTCATAGTGGGCTACCTGCTCTTCAACCTCACCTACGCCCTGTCCGCCTATCCGCTGGGCATCTTGAGCGACCGCATGGGACGTTGGCGCATGCTCATCAGCGGGTGGGTGCTGTACGCCGCCGTGTACTTCGGCTTTTCCGTCTCGGATGGGGGCAGCATCTGGTGGCTGTTCCCGCTGTACGGGCTGTCCATGGGTCTGACGGAAGGCGTGGGCAAGGCGCTCATCAGCGGCCATGTGCCGGTGCTGCGCAAGGGAACTGCGCTGGGCATGTTCCACATGAGCCTGGGCTTCACCGCCCTGGCAAGCAGCGTGGTGGCTGGCCTCTTGTGGGACCATGTCAGCCCGTCCGCGCCGTTCCGTTTGGGCGGAACTGTGGCCCTGGCCGCCGTGGTGGCAGGCCTGATCCTGGCCCCGCGCATCGCCAAGGCCGGGAAGGCGGGCAGGGAGGGATGA
- a CDS encoding formate dehydrogenase accessory protein FdhE — protein sequence MPADPQAVPPIDNDAVAAALSTIRAQQIIPAELITLVEGVILLSESARKQAKVTLPAREAMASDEELFAGRPLLPSRDFPCDMNQALELFPRLLALMADSGGEAALAARALQDAVDAGEISPSVALNARLHEAVPRPPRALDFVTTSALAPSLALAAEQLAKLVPENMPYEHGHCPLCGSQPLISFLRGAEGQRHAVCSLCAHEYRIRRIACAYCDEADQDKLKLFRVQDYPGVRVDVCDTCKAYIKTLDYREQDGNPIPSLDDLATVALDIMAQQQGYSRPVLYAWGF from the coding sequence ATGCCAGCCGACCCCCAGGCCGTACCGCCCATTGACAATGATGCCGTGGCGGCGGCGTTGTCCACTATCCGCGCCCAGCAGATCATTCCGGCCGAACTCATCACCCTGGTCGAAGGTGTGATTCTGCTGTCGGAGAGCGCCCGGAAGCAGGCCAAAGTAACGCTGCCAGCGCGGGAGGCCATGGCTTCCGACGAAGAGCTGTTTGCCGGACGCCCGCTGTTGCCGAGCCGGGACTTTCCCTGCGACATGAATCAGGCGCTGGAGCTGTTCCCCCGCCTGCTCGCCCTTATGGCCGACAGTGGCGGAGAGGCCGCCCTGGCGGCGAGGGCGCTTCAAGATGCCGTGGATGCCGGGGAGATTAGCCCTTCCGTGGCCTTGAACGCACGCCTTCATGAAGCGGTTCCCAGGCCGCCAAGGGCGTTGGACTTCGTCACCACCTCGGCCCTTGCTCCGAGTCTCGCGCTCGCGGCGGAGCAATTGGCCAAGCTGGTCCCGGAGAACATGCCCTACGAGCATGGACACTGCCCGCTTTGCGGCAGCCAGCCCCTCATCTCCTTTCTGCGCGGCGCAGAAGGCCAACGCCACGCGGTATGCTCCTTGTGCGCGCATGAGTACCGCATTCGCCGCATCGCCTGTGCCTATTGCGATGAGGCTGACCAGGATAAGCTCAAGCTGTTCCGCGTGCAGGATTATCCGGGCGTACGGGTCGATGTGTGCGACACCTGCAAGGCGTATATCAAGACGCTTGATTACCGCGAGCAGGACGGGAACCCCATTCCATCTTTGGACGACCTGGCGACGGTCGCGCTGGACATCATGGCCCAGCAGCAGGGGTACAGCCGACCCGTGCTCTACGCCTGGGGTTTTTGA
- a CDS encoding 4Fe-4S dicluster domain-containing protein: MSGKSFLVDLTKCTACRGCQIACKQWKKLPGEKTKNTGSYQNPPDFAFNTLRVVRFSEKEVDGQMKWFFTPDQCRHCLEAPCKSGAELPDSIVIDEATGAVVYTDKTAKESFDAIQGSCPYNVPRMDKKSKVIAKCDMCIDRVKAGKLPACVQACPTGTMNFGDRDDMLKLAEKRLAEAKKKHPKAQLVDADSVRVIFLTADEPNLYAKNLMADASNAPARAPREYTRQELFAGLMKPVRNILG, translated from the coding sequence ATGAGTGGTAAGAGCTTCCTCGTCGATCTCACAAAATGCACAGCCTGCCGCGGCTGCCAGATCGCCTGCAAGCAATGGAAAAAACTGCCTGGCGAAAAAACAAAGAACACCGGCAGCTATCAGAATCCGCCGGACTTCGCCTTCAACACCCTGCGCGTGGTGCGCTTCAGCGAAAAGGAAGTGGACGGCCAGATGAAGTGGTTCTTCACGCCGGACCAGTGCCGCCACTGCCTGGAGGCCCCGTGCAAATCCGGCGCGGAATTGCCGGACTCCATCGTCATTGACGAGGCCACCGGCGCGGTCGTCTACACCGACAAGACCGCAAAGGAGAGCTTCGACGCGATTCAGGGCAGTTGCCCCTACAACGTGCCGAGGATGGACAAGAAGAGCAAGGTCATCGCCAAATGCGACATGTGCATCGACCGCGTGAAGGCGGGCAAGCTGCCTGCCTGCGTTCAGGCCTGCCCCACGGGAACTATGAACTTCGGCGACCGCGACGACATGCTGAAGCTGGCCGAAAAGCGTCTTGCCGAGGCCAAGAAGAAGCATCCCAAGGCCCAGCTGGTGGACGCCGACAGCGTTCGCGTCATCTTCCTCACGGCGGATGAACCGAACCTGTACGCCAAAAACCTGATGGCCGACGCGTCGAATGCACCCGCGCGTGCCCCGCGCGAGTACACCCGGCAGGAGCTCTTCGCCGGACTGATGAAGCCGGTTCGGAACATCCTGGGGTAG
- the fdnG gene encoding formate dehydrogenase-N subunit alpha translates to MTLTRRGFIKLSATAALTTAFSGIGFAAKPAKGKPAAGTPKVDRIAQLKPEWSKQTTTICCYCAVGCGLIVNTALEGTKRAINIEGDPDHPINEGALCPKGGSIYQLTEGTPGQPNPRLQKVMYRKPYGTKWEEKSWDWALERIAKNIKRDRDATFALKNAKGQTVNRCEGLASVGSAAFDSEECWAYQAFLRSLGLTFIEHQARICHSASVAALAETFGRGAMTNHWIDIKNSDCILIMGSNAAETHPISFKWITRAQEKGATVIHVDPRFTRTSSKADIYAPLRSGTDIAFLGGMINYILENDLIFKEYVVNYTNASFVVGKAFDFKDGMFSGFDEATGKYDKSKWAFELDASGAPKRDNTLANPRCVYQLMKKHYSRYTIKNVTSITGTPEDKLLAVYKAYSATGKPDKAGTELYAMGWTQHTVGVQNIRTMSIIQSLLGNMGVAGGGVNALRGEGNVQGSTDQALLYHIIPGYMPTPSTAQPTLDDYLKLIKPVSKDPKSMNWKKNYGKYAVSLLKSFYKDAEPATAYNWMPKLDAGQNASWLVLFDEMFKGKFKGFFAWGMNPAVSGADSNKTRQALAKLDWMVNVNIFDNETGSFWHGPGMDPAKVKTEVFMLPCAVSTEKEGSITNSGRWMQWRYQGPKPLGDARPDGEIIYELAQKVRELYKKEGGAFPEPVLNMNWEDMGNGHEFDVHKTAKLINGYYLKDVEEKQPDGSVKVYKKGSQVQSFLFLKDDGSTACGNWIYSGSYVGPDPKDNRAAKRSKEQTPAQANVGLYPNWSWSWPVNRRIIYNRASVDQTGKPYNPQKAVLAWNADGKKWDIDVVDGGGAPGTVHPFIMQQHGMAALFGPGLNDGPFPEHYEPMNCPVTSHPFSKVLNNPAALQFKGDKYAVCDPRYPFVCSTIRVAEHWQTGLMTRWQPWLLEAQPQMFCEMSEELAELRGIKNGEKVILENGRGSNWAIAIVTKRLKPMTIQGDTVHQVCIPWHFGWRFPKDGGDAANLLTSAVGDANTSIPESKAFMVNVRKA, encoded by the coding sequence ATGACGCTCACACGCCGAGGGTTCATCAAACTCTCCGCAACCGCCGCCCTCACCACCGCGTTCAGCGGCATTGGCTTTGCGGCCAAACCGGCAAAGGGCAAGCCCGCTGCAGGCACCCCAAAAGTCGATCGAATCGCCCAGCTCAAGCCCGAATGGAGCAAGCAGACCACGACAATCTGCTGCTACTGCGCTGTCGGCTGCGGCCTCATCGTCAACACCGCCCTTGAGGGCACCAAGCGCGCCATCAACATCGAAGGCGACCCGGACCATCCCATCAACGAGGGTGCGCTGTGCCCCAAGGGCGGCAGCATCTACCAGCTGACCGAAGGCACGCCTGGCCAGCCGAATCCGCGCCTGCAAAAGGTCATGTACCGCAAGCCCTACGGCACCAAGTGGGAGGAAAAATCCTGGGACTGGGCGCTGGAGCGCATCGCCAAGAACATCAAGCGCGACCGCGACGCAACCTTTGCTCTGAAAAACGCCAAGGGCCAGACCGTCAACCGCTGCGAAGGGCTGGCCTCGGTCGGCTCCGCAGCCTTTGACAGCGAGGAGTGCTGGGCCTACCAGGCCTTCCTGCGCTCCCTCGGCCTGACTTTCATCGAGCATCAGGCACGTATCTGCCACAGCGCCTCGGTAGCGGCCTTGGCCGAAACATTTGGCCGTGGGGCCATGACCAACCATTGGATCGACATCAAGAACAGCGATTGCATCCTGATCATGGGCAGCAACGCGGCCGAGACCCATCCCATCTCCTTCAAGTGGATCACCCGCGCCCAGGAGAAGGGAGCCACCGTCATCCACGTGGACCCGCGCTTCACCCGCACCAGCTCAAAGGCGGACATTTACGCCCCTCTGCGCTCCGGCACGGACATCGCCTTCCTGGGCGGCATGATCAACTACATCCTTGAGAACGACTTGATCTTTAAGGAGTACGTGGTCAACTACACCAACGCATCCTTCGTCGTGGGCAAGGCCTTCGACTTCAAGGACGGCATGTTCAGCGGCTTCGACGAGGCCACCGGCAAGTACGACAAGAGCAAATGGGCCTTTGAGCTGGACGCCAGCGGCGCGCCCAAGCGCGACAACACCCTGGCCAACCCGCGCTGCGTGTACCAGTTGATGAAGAAGCACTACAGCCGCTACACCATCAAGAACGTGACCAGCATCACCGGCACCCCGGAAGACAAGCTGCTCGCGGTCTACAAGGCCTACTCGGCCACGGGCAAGCCGGACAAGGCGGGCACGGAGCTGTACGCCATGGGCTGGACCCAGCACACAGTGGGCGTGCAGAACATCCGCACCATGAGCATCATACAGTCTCTGCTGGGCAATATGGGCGTGGCTGGCGGCGGCGTGAACGCGCTGCGCGGCGAAGGCAACGTTCAGGGGTCCACGGACCAGGCCCTCTTGTACCACATCATCCCCGGCTACATGCCTACCCCAAGTACAGCCCAGCCCACGCTGGACGACTACCTGAAGCTGATCAAGCCCGTGTCCAAAGATCCCAAAAGCATGAACTGGAAAAAGAACTACGGCAAGTACGCCGTGAGCCTGCTCAAGAGTTTCTACAAAGACGCCGAACCCGCCACGGCCTACAACTGGATGCCCAAGCTCGACGCCGGACAGAACGCCTCCTGGCTGGTGCTCTTCGATGAGATGTTCAAGGGCAAGTTCAAGGGCTTCTTCGCCTGGGGCATGAACCCTGCCGTCTCTGGCGCGGACTCCAACAAGACCCGCCAGGCCCTGGCCAAGCTCGACTGGATGGTCAACGTCAACATCTTCGACAACGAGACCGGCAGCTTCTGGCACGGTCCGGGCATGGACCCGGCCAAGGTCAAGACCGAGGTCTTCATGCTGCCCTGCGCAGTGTCCACCGAGAAGGAAGGCTCCATCACCAACTCGGGCCGCTGGATGCAGTGGCGCTACCAAGGCCCCAAGCCCTTGGGCGACGCCCGTCCCGATGGCGAGATCATCTACGAGTTGGCCCAGAAAGTGCGCGAGCTGTACAAAAAGGAAGGCGGCGCGTTCCCCGAGCCTGTGCTGAACATGAACTGGGAAGACATGGGCAACGGGCACGAGTTCGATGTCCACAAGACCGCCAAGCTCATCAACGGTTACTATCTGAAGGACGTTGAGGAGAAGCAGCCCGACGGCTCGGTGAAGGTCTACAAGAAGGGCAGCCAGGTGCAGAGCTTCCTGTTCCTCAAGGACGACGGCAGCACCGCCTGCGGCAACTGGATATACTCCGGCTCCTACGTCGGCCCGGACCCCAAGGACAACCGCGCGGCCAAGCGCTCCAAGGAGCAGACCCCGGCCCAGGCCAACGTCGGCCTGTATCCCAACTGGTCGTGGTCCTGGCCGGTCAATCGCCGCATCATCTACAACCGCGCCAGCGTTGACCAGACCGGCAAGCCCTACAATCCGCAAAAGGCCGTGCTGGCCTGGAACGCGGATGGCAAAAAATGGGACATCGACGTGGTGGACGGCGGCGGTGCGCCGGGCACCGTGCACCCGTTCATCATGCAGCAGCATGGCATGGCCGCGCTCTTCGGCCCCGGCCTGAACGACGGTCCCTTCCCCGAACATTACGAGCCCATGAACTGCCCCGTGACTTCGCACCCGTTCTCCAAGGTGCTGAACAACCCTGCGGCACTCCAGTTCAAGGGAGACAAGTACGCCGTGTGCGACCCGCGCTATCCCTTCGTGTGCAGCACGATCCGCGTGGCGGAGCACTGGCAGACCGGCCTCATGACCCGTTGGCAGCCTTGGTTGCTCGAGGCTCAGCCGCAGATGTTCTGTGAGATGAGCGAGGAACTGGCCGAGCTGCGCGGCATCAAGAACGGCGAGAAGGTCATTCTGGAGAACGGACGCGGCAGCAACTGGGCCATCGCCATCGTGACCAAGCGTTTGAAGCCGATGACAATCCAGGGGGACACGGTGCATCAGGTGTGCATCCCCTGGCACTTTGGCTGGCGCTTCCCCAAAGACGGCGGCGATGCCGCCAACCTGCTGACCTCTGCCGTGGGCGACGCCAACACCAGCATACCCGAATCGAAGGCCTTCATGGTCAACGTGCGGAAAGCCTAA
- a CDS encoding winged helix-turn-helix domain-containing protein yields the protein MTTRALPSGPDGSTTGPEKSPLHPTGFPSPTIRLHLWLESQGEVFFGIGRAQLLFCIKQHGSLRQAAKALGMGYRAAWGKLQRTEQALGLKLVESRGQRRDGVRLTPEGEELADTFQVWFEAVERCAEASANSLFPFKVARFSNPTT from the coding sequence ATGACCACCCGCGCACTCCCGTCCGGTCCGGACGGGTCCACCACAGGCCCTGAGAAGTCGCCCCTGCACCCCACCGGTTTTCCCAGCCCCACCATTCGCCTGCACCTCTGGCTTGAGAGCCAAGGCGAAGTCTTCTTCGGCATAGGCCGCGCCCAGCTCCTCTTCTGCATCAAACAGCACGGCTCCCTGCGCCAGGCAGCCAAGGCTCTCGGCATGGGGTATCGCGCCGCCTGGGGCAAGCTCCAGCGAACAGAGCAGGCCCTTGGCCTCAAGCTCGTGGAGAGCCGTGGGCAGCGCCGCGATGGTGTGCGCCTGACACCTGAAGGTGAGGAGTTGGCCGACACCTTCCAAGTCTGGTTCGAGGCGGTGGAGCGCTGCGCTGAAGCCTCCGCCAACTCCCTGTTCCCATTCAAAGTGGCCCGGTTCTCCAACCCGACCACTTGA